One region of Streptococcus salivarius genomic DNA includes:
- a CDS encoding acetate kinase, whose translation MTKTIAINAGSSSLKWQLYEMPDEVVLAKGLIERIGLKDSVSTVKFDDRSESQTLDIADHVQAVKILLDDLIRFDIIKSYDEITGVGHRVVAGGEYFKESSLVDEDALAKIEELSALAPLHNPGAASGIRAFKELLPDITSVAVFDTAFHTSMPEVAYRYPVPNRYYTDYQVRKYGAHGTSHQYVSQEAAKLLGKPIEETKIITAHVGNGVSITAVDGGKSVDTSMGLTPLGGVMMGTRTGDLDPAIIPFVIDREPEMADAERIRHVFNKESGLLGISEKSSDMRDIIAGKNAGDEKCALAYDLYVDRLRKYIAQYFGVLNGADAIVFTAGIGENSAEVRASVLDGLTWFGIEVDPEKNVFGHVGDITTAESAVKVFVIPTDEELVIARDVERLKTK comes from the coding sequence ATGACAAAAACAATAGCAATTAATGCAGGAAGCTCAAGCTTGAAATGGCAACTATATGAGATGCCAGATGAAGTTGTTCTTGCTAAGGGTTTGATTGAACGTATCGGCTTGAAAGATTCTGTTTCCACAGTAAAATTTGATGACCGTTCAGAATCGCAAACTCTAGATATTGCTGACCATGTTCAGGCAGTAAAAATCTTGCTTGATGATTTGATTCGTTTTGATATTATCAAGAGCTATGATGAAATTACAGGTGTTGGTCACCGTGTGGTTGCTGGTGGAGAATATTTCAAAGAATCAAGCTTGGTGGATGAAGATGCCTTGGCTAAGATTGAAGAATTGTCAGCCTTAGCGCCTTTACACAATCCAGGTGCAGCTTCAGGGATTCGTGCCTTTAAGGAGCTCCTCCCAGATATTACGAGTGTTGCTGTTTTTGATACAGCCTTCCATACATCTATGCCGGAAGTGGCCTACCGTTATCCAGTGCCTAATCGTTACTATACAGACTACCAAGTCCGTAAGTATGGAGCACACGGAACTAGCCACCAATATGTTTCTCAAGAAGCAGCTAAGTTGTTAGGTAAGCCAATTGAAGAAACTAAGATTATCACAGCCCATGTGGGAAATGGTGTTTCTATTACTGCCGTTGATGGTGGTAAATCAGTAGATACGTCAATGGGCTTGACACCACTTGGTGGCGTTATGATGGGAACACGTACTGGGGATCTTGACCCTGCGATTATTCCATTTGTTATTGACCGCGAGCCTGAAATGGCAGATGCTGAGCGTATCCGTCACGTCTTTAATAAGGAATCAGGTCTTCTTGGCATTTCTGAAAAATCAAGTGATATGCGTGATATCATTGCTGGTAAGAATGCTGGCGATGAAAAATGTGCCTTGGCTTATGATCTTTATGTGGATCGTTTGCGTAAATACATCGCTCAATACTTCGGTGTGTTGAACGGAGCGGATGCTATCGTCTTTACAGCAGGTATTGGTGAAAACTCTGCAGAAGTTCGTGCTTCAGTTTTGGATGGTCTCACTTGGTTTGGTATTGAAGTGGATCCTGAAAAGAATGTCTTTGGACATGTAGGCGACATTACAACAGCAGAGTCAGCTGTTAAAGTATTTGTTATCCCAACAGATGAAGAGTTGGTGATTGCGCGTGATGTTGAGCGCCTTAAAACTAAATAA
- a CDS encoding helix-turn-helix transcriptional regulator produces METKIQELRKANKISQAELADEMGVTRQTIISLEKGRYNASLELAFKIARYFGKTIEEVFIFEED; encoded by the coding sequence ATGGAAACAAAAATTCAGGAACTTCGCAAGGCTAATAAGATTAGTCAGGCAGAGTTAGCAGATGAGATGGGGGTCACGAGGCAGACCATCATTTCACTCGAAAAAGGTCGCTATAATGCGTCGTTGGAACTGGCTTTTAAAATTGCTAGATATTTTGGAAAGACTATTGAAGAAGTCTTTATTTTTGAGGAAGATTAA
- the proC gene encoding pyrroline-5-carboxylate reductase, whose product MIIGFIGVGKMATAIINGLNTSSHRIIISGSSLARSRQIAEELEVEAAASHQELLDNADLVILGIKPQMFDKVLADLNFHQPIISMAAGVTLERLASLTSPDIPLIRIMPNLNAQILKSTTGLCTNDKVSEDLLAVAKEITDSFGTTVELAEKDFDTFTALAGSSPAYIALFIEALAKAGVKNGLSKQVALTIATQTVLATAENLSLGSNSPHDLIDKVCSPGGTTIAGLMDLERTGLTHSVVSSIDTTIAKAKKL is encoded by the coding sequence ATGATTATAGGTTTTATCGGTGTCGGAAAAATGGCAACAGCCATTATCAACGGCCTAAATACAAGCTCACATCGTATCATTATTTCAGGGTCTTCCTTGGCTCGTTCACGCCAGATTGCAGAGGAACTAGAGGTTGAAGCGGCTGCTTCCCATCAGGAATTGTTGGATAATGCTGACCTGGTCATCCTTGGTATCAAACCTCAAATGTTTGATAAGGTACTAGCCGATCTCAATTTCCATCAACCTATCATAAGTATGGCTGCTGGAGTGACCTTAGAACGCCTTGCTTCCCTCACCAGTCCAGACATTCCTCTTATTCGTATCATGCCGAACCTTAATGCTCAAATTCTCAAAAGCACTACTGGTCTTTGTACTAATGATAAGGTATCCGAGGACCTTTTGGCAGTTGCCAAGGAAATCACAGACAGTTTTGGAACCACTGTTGAATTGGCTGAGAAGGACTTTGATACCTTCACTGCCTTAGCAGGTTCTAGCCCTGCCTACATCGCCCTCTTTATCGAGGCTCTAGCCAAGGCTGGTGTCAAAAACGGCCTAAGTAAGCAGGTCGCTCTGACCATTGCCACACAGACGGTTCTAGCTACTGCTGAAAATCTCAGTCTTGGTAGCAACAGTCCACATGATCTTATTGATAAGGTATGTAGCCCTGGTGGGACTACTATCGCCGGTCTCATGGACCTTGAGCGTACAGGCCTCACCCATAGTGTAGTTTCAAGTATTGATACAACCATTGCTAAAGCCAAAAAACTATAA
- a CDS encoding class I SAM-dependent methyltransferase has protein sequence MNFEAIETAFELLLENVQTIENDLGTHAYDALIEQNSYYLGAEVANEVIIKNNEKLRALNLSKEEWRRAFQFLFIKLGQLEALQANHQFTPDAIGFIILYLLEGLTKDDQLDVLEIGSGTGNLAETLLNNSQKTLNYMGMEVDDLLIDLSASIADVVNSSAVYIQEDAVRPHILKESDVIISDLPVGYYPNDEIASRFKVAATGEHTYAHHLLMEQSLKYLKKDGIAILLAPTNLLTSPQSDLLKKWLSGYADIIAVITLPEAAFGNKRNMKSIFVLKKQTENAPETFVYPLSDLQNSEVLKDFTENFQKWKSDNSIF, from the coding sequence ATGAATTTTGAAGCAATTGAGACAGCCTTTGAGCTGTTGTTAGAAAATGTCCAAACCATTGAAAATGATCTTGGAACCCATGCTTACGATGCGCTTATTGAGCAAAATTCCTATTATTTGGGGGCTGAGGTAGCTAATGAAGTCATCATCAAAAACAACGAGAAATTACGTGCCCTTAATCTAAGCAAAGAGGAGTGGCGTCGTGCTTTTCAGTTCTTGTTTATCAAGCTAGGGCAATTGGAAGCCTTACAAGCCAATCACCAATTTACACCTGATGCTATTGGATTTATCATTCTTTACCTACTTGAAGGTTTGACCAAGGACGACCAATTAGATGTTTTGGAGATTGGTTCGGGGACAGGAAACTTGGCTGAAACTCTTCTAAATAATAGTCAGAAAACCCTTAATTATATGGGAATGGAAGTTGACGATCTCCTTATCGATTTGTCAGCTAGTATTGCTGATGTGGTGAATTCGAGTGCAGTTTACATTCAAGAAGATGCTGTTCGACCACATATTCTCAAAGAGAGTGATGTTATTATTAGTGACCTACCTGTTGGTTACTACCCTAATGATGAAATTGCGAGTCGTTTCAAGGTTGCAGCAACTGGTGAACACACCTATGCCCATCACCTTCTCATGGAGCAATCACTCAAGTACTTGAAGAAAGATGGTATTGCTATTCTTTTGGCACCAACTAATCTTTTGACAAGCCCACAAAGTGACTTGCTTAAGAAATGGCTATCAGGCTATGCTGATATTATTGCTGTTATCACTCTTCCAGAAGCAGCTTTTGGCAATAAACGTAACATGAAGTCTATCTTTGTGCTTAAAAAACAAACTGAAAATGCTCCTGAGACCTTTGTTTATCCACTTAGCGATTTGCAAAACTCAGAGGTCCTCAAAGATTTTACAGAGAATTTCCAAAAATGGAAATCAGATAATTCCATTTTCTAG
- a CDS encoding CPBP family intramembrane glutamic endopeptidase gives MFKQVMKKIGVIVLALTLLILDLTLLGAFPLLTQDGKFSLVEQIGYGIWALGSLAIFIVIAYRFKLLSLKEINWRRLVAIASLNLVIFFLGDLLGYFIGQLTHNATMENQDALNAIFAHVPFYLHLVVAGFIIPIMEEIIFRGLLAKVLFGKYFKTGLVISSLLFMAGHSAFTLQTIVIYGIMSAGLAITYYKTKRIEYSMGVHIFNNSISVLLSLFV, from the coding sequence ATGTTTAAACAAGTCATGAAGAAAATTGGTGTTATTGTTTTAGCGCTCACTCTACTAATCTTAGATTTAACACTATTAGGTGCTTTCCCGCTACTTACTCAGGATGGTAAGTTTTCACTTGTGGAGCAAATAGGTTACGGTATTTGGGCATTAGGGAGTTTGGCTATTTTTATCGTGATTGCTTATAGATTTAAACTCTTATCGCTTAAAGAGATTAATTGGAGACGTCTCGTTGCGATTGCTTCTCTTAATCTCGTCATCTTTTTCCTAGGTGATCTTCTAGGGTATTTTATTGGTCAGTTAACACACAATGCGACTATGGAAAATCAAGATGCTTTAAATGCTATCTTTGCCCACGTACCATTCTATCTTCACCTAGTAGTCGCCGGTTTTATTATTCCGATTATGGAAGAAATCATTTTTAGAGGACTCTTAGCCAAGGTGCTCTTTGGAAAATACTTTAAGACGGGTCTTGTTATTTCCAGTCTTCTCTTTATGGCTGGTCACTCAGCATTTACGCTTCAGACAATTGTCATCTATGGTATTATGTCAGCTGGTCTTGCGATAACATATTATAAGACTAAGCGTATCGAGTACAGTATGGGTGTTCATATCTTCAACAATAGCATAAGTGTACTACTCAGTCTTTTCGTTTAA
- a CDS encoding CPBP family intramembrane glutamic endopeptidase, whose amino-acid sequence MNKGSILKRFLYFLLAFLILIIDQVPTIYLGVKDIRLVCLLIFILLLMSAGALFLGKRLGLFEGFKALSSLKAWGMIGLTYLGIYIVTRIGSIVMMMEGVSNSTNQAAIENAHMNPFLLIMFTVIMAPIVEELVFRGLLMGRVFNPDSIVGLIVSSLLFGLVHMPNSIGVWIVYAGMGLALGIAYRKFQKLEYCIMAHIINNSIAVSMLLLLQFLAPYIK is encoded by the coding sequence ATGAACAAAGGGTCAATTCTCAAACGCTTTCTTTATTTTTTACTAGCTTTCCTAATACTAATTATTGATCAAGTTCCAACCATCTATTTAGGTGTCAAAGATATAAGGCTGGTCTGTCTCTTAATTTTTATCTTGCTTCTTATGAGCGCAGGAGCTCTTTTCTTAGGAAAACGTCTTGGGCTTTTCGAAGGCTTTAAGGCCCTTTCTTCCCTGAAGGCCTGGGGTATGATTGGCTTGACCTACCTAGGTATTTATATCGTTACTAGGATTGGTTCTATAGTCATGATGATGGAAGGTGTTAGTAATAGCACCAATCAGGCAGCCATAGAAAATGCCCATATGAATCCCTTCCTTCTCATAATGTTTACGGTAATTATGGCACCGATTGTGGAAGAGCTGGTTTTTCGAGGGCTCCTCATGGGACGCGTCTTTAATCCAGATTCTATTGTTGGCTTGATTGTTAGTAGTTTACTTTTTGGCCTTGTTCATATGCCGAATAGTATCGGTGTTTGGATTGTATATGCAGGTATGGGGCTTGCCCTTGGGATAGCATATCGTAAGTTTCAAAAGTTAGAGTACTGTATCATGGCCCATATCATTAACAATAGTATTGCGGTTTCAATGTTGTTACTCTTACAATTTTTAGCGCCATATATCAAATAA